In Sphaeramia orbicularis chromosome 10, fSphaOr1.1, whole genome shotgun sequence, the following proteins share a genomic window:
- the nkx1.2lb gene encoding NK1 transcription factor-related protein 1 encodes MNRDRAVPGPGTEGVQTVINRDRVAQVPGVDAVQSVMSRDRAVPAAGVDGVQTVVSPDSGDLLDGGAATEKRLFSNAVAGGRDAQAVENHSEPPPTNPVLAPPQQGPNSHRTTSFSVLDILDPNKFTSNRRLQQLPQHASHRAERELSAYGAENRRTGGGGGGEEREPSLESGKGCYGAEDYQSKDGFVYRGPDDDDYHRSGTPDSEAPDGAYSSEESSSALPTNGDRDLGQHSHSDPARDTKSPGGGSAGQITNVQTGGGQGQSKPKRKRSGSDSKSGKPRRARTAFTYEQLVALENKFKSTRYLSVCERLNLALSLSLTETQVKIWFQNRRTKWKKQNPGADTSAPTGTGGAGGAGSGVGGAGGGLGSLSPLSPSPPVSGHLAMHAGYAGHHHPPTGSLVQLPFLTASHVLSPFMLGTQSYAAPAFYSTHL; translated from the exons ATGAACCGGGACAGAGCGGTGCCGGGGCCCGGAACGGAAGGGGTCCAGACCGTTATAAACCGGGACAGAGTCGCACAAGTGCCGGGAGTGGACGCGGTCCAGTCCGTGATGAGCCGCGACAGAGCGGTACCGGCTGCCGGTGTGGACGGGGTGCAGACGGTGGTGAGCCCGGACAGCGGAGACCTGCTGGACGGAGGAGCGGCCACGGAGAAACGGCTCTTCTCCAACGCGGTGGCCGGTGGAAGAGACGCACAGGCCGTGGAGAACCACTCGGAACCTCCGCCGACGAACCCGGTGTTAGCCCCGCCACAGCAG GGCCCGAACTCCCACCGGACCACGTCTTTCTCTGTCTTGGACATTCTGGATCCCAACAAGTTCACGAGCAACCGGAGACTCCAGCAGCTGCCTCAGCACGCGAGCCACCGGGCCGAGCGCGAGCTGAGCGCGTACGGAGCAGAGAACCGGAGAAccggaggaggaggcggaggagaggAGCGCGAGCCCAGCCTGGAGTCCGGGAAGGGCTGCTACGGTGCGGAGGACTACCAGAGCA AGGATGGTTTTGTGTACAGAGGCCCAGATGACGATGACTACCACAGATCAGGGACCCCAGACTCCGAGGCCCCGGACGGAGCGTACAGTAGCGAAGAGAGCAGCTCAGCTCTGCCCACCAACGGAGACCGGGATCTAGGCCAGCACAGCCACTCGGACCCCGCCAGGGACACCAAGAGTCCAGGGGGAGGCTCCGCGGGTCAGATAACCAACGTCCAGACCGGCGGGGGCCAGGGCCAGAGCAAGCCCAAGAGGAAGCGCTCTGGCTCAGACTCCAAGTCAGGGAAGCCCCGCAGGGCCCGGACTGCCTTCACCTACGAGCAGCTGGTGGCTCTGGAGAACAAGTTCAAGTCCACACGCTACCTGTCAGTGTGTGAGCGGCTCAACCTGGCACTGTCGCTGTCCCTGACTGAGACCCAGGTCAAGATCTGGTTCCAGAACCGCCGGACCAAGTGGAAGAAACAAAACCCCGGCGCCGATACCTCAGCCCCCACCGGCACAGGAGGAGCGGGAGGCGCAGGGTCCGGGGTGGGGGGAGCCGGAGGGGGCCTGGGGAGCCTCAGCCCTCTGAGCCCGTCCCCTCCGGTCAGCGGCCACCTGGCCATGCACGCTGGCTATGCCGgacaccaccacccccccaccggCAGCCTGGTGCAGCTGCCGTTTCTGACCGCCAGCCACGTCCTGTCCCCGTTCATGTTGGGGACCCAGAGCTACGCTGCACCTGCCTTCTACAGCACACACCTGTAG